Proteins found in one Micropterus dolomieu isolate WLL.071019.BEF.003 ecotype Adirondacks linkage group LG12, ASM2129224v1, whole genome shotgun sequence genomic segment:
- the LOC123980230 gene encoding pectinesterase inhibitor 10-like: MKPSSSSSSSSSVTAAPETPRPSFSSRPPRQSLQSPELQAEFLQEFRNKSRFHRDAGESSAVSSPPSSSPLPSPLSSTPLSSPCSSSASSSSSPPGYDKRQARLSLSSPELLSELKHSRTRSLRHVPEHNSLTTVFSGRGRGGGGGGGGGGGRQASGPTPTARPANQMTSH; the protein is encoded by the exons ATGAAGCCTTCTTCATCTTCATCGTCCTCTTCCTCGGTGACAGCTGCACCAGAAACTCCGCGTCCCTCTTTTTCATCTCGTCCTCCTCGTCAAAGTCTGCAAAGTCCAGAGTTGCAAGCAGAGTTTCTGCAAG agTTTCGGAACAAATCCCGGTTTCACAGAGACGCCGGTGAATCCAGTGCCGTctcctctcccccctcctcctctcctctgccctccccCCTCAGTTCCACCCCGCTCTCCTCCCCCTGCAGctcctcagcctcctcctcctcctcccctccagGCTACGACAAGAGACAAG CTCGTTTGTCGCTGTCCAGCCCTGAGCTCCTGTCAGAGCTGAAACACTCGAGGACACGCTCCCTGCGACATGTCCCCGAACACAACAGCCTGACCACCGTCTTCTCTGGacggggaagaggaggaggaggaggaggaggaggaggaggaggacgacag